A genome region from Thermoanaerobacterium xylanolyticum LX-11 includes the following:
- a CDS encoding amidase domain-containing protein has product MLFKKYHKVAIPILLLIAISIWGILFFNKTLSTVADNKEEIKPFLDAFFESRGSVLLSGNIKDIEKYYDVANTNGKWALEHEKRRIDYVKGWSEKRNLKFVESQSIYRIKSLKVGEQSIWLYLVETMKMGYEYNVKPDLINYMGLGIRHSIQLVKINGNWVIRRDWYYDPLDEDSAFIDISPADGIATEISPTNTTPAGDSQNQKKGNYDREGAVRYADTYAGAAWGSGNNYEYNKKYRDYNGVGGDCTNFASQVLHEGGGLKMDYVWNFNGRDSSTAWAQAPALFNYLIYNGKGRLIAQGTYTDMVKPSDSHPAGAIRELKKGDLICYEEKGTIVHFGVVTGFDSYGIPVVNTHTSDRYHVPFDLGWDKKVIYRFIHIND; this is encoded by the coding sequence TTGCTATTTAAAAAGTATCATAAAGTAGCAATTCCTATTTTATTATTAATAGCCATAAGCATCTGGGGAATATTGTTTTTCAATAAAACATTATCTACTGTAGCAGACAACAAAGAAGAAATAAAGCCCTTTTTAGATGCTTTCTTTGAGTCAAGAGGAAGTGTACTTTTAAGCGGAAATATTAAAGACATAGAAAAATATTACGATGTTGCTAACACAAATGGCAAATGGGCTCTTGAACATGAAAAAAGAAGAATTGATTACGTAAAAGGATGGTCTGAAAAAAGAAATCTTAAATTCGTAGAATCACAATCAATTTATAGAATCAAAAGTTTAAAAGTTGGCGAACAGTCTATATGGCTCTATTTGGTAGAGACGATGAAGATGGGCTACGAGTACAATGTAAAGCCCGATTTAATAAATTACATGGGACTGGGAATTCGACATTCCATTCAGTTGGTTAAAATCAACGGCAACTGGGTGATACGCCGCGATTGGTACTACGATCCATTAGATGAAGATTCAGCATTTATAGATATTAGCCCTGCTGACGGAATAGCCACAGAAATATCGCCAACCAATACTACGCCTGCAGGTGATAGTCAAAATCAGAAAAAAGGAAATTACGATAGAGAAGGCGCTGTAAGGTATGCTGATACGTACGCTGGTGCTGCATGGGGTAGCGGAAATAACTATGAATACAACAAAAAATACAGAGATTATAATGGCGTTGGTGGCGACTGCACAAATTTCGCTTCACAAGTCTTGCATGAAGGCGGTGGACTAAAAATGGACTACGTCTGGAACTTTAATGGCCGTGACTCTAGTACAGCATGGGCACAAGCTCCTGCACTCTTTAACTACCTTATATACAATGGAAAAGGAAGGCTAATTGCACAAGGTACATACACAGACATGGTAAAACCATCGGATTCACACCCTGCAGGAGCAATACGGGAACTTAAAAAGGGTGATCTCATTTGCTATGAAGAAAAAGGTACAATTGTTCATTTTGGCGTTGTAACAGGTTTTGATTCTTACGGAATTCCTGTTGTAAACACACATACATCTGACAGATACCATGTTCCATTTGATTTAGGATGGGATAAAAAGGTTATTTATAGATTCATTCACATAAATGATTAA
- a CDS encoding YkuS family protein: protein MGKKIAVERELSNVKRYLTGKGYNVVNLEQDSNLSGINVNDYDAIVITGQHKDMLGFENTYTKSPIIDATGMTPEDIESAIKRSTGGDTNG from the coding sequence ATGGGGAAAAAAATAGCCGTTGAAAGAGAGCTTTCAAATGTAAAAAGATACCTTACTGGTAAAGGATATAATGTAGTAAATCTTGAGCAAGATAGCAATTTAAGCGGTATTAACGTCAATGATTATGATGCAATTGTAATAACAGGACAGCACAAAGACATGCTTGGATTTGAAAATACGTACACAAAATCGCCAATAATTGATGCAACTGGAATGACACCAGAAGACATAGAAAGTGCAATAAAAAGAAGTACAGGCGGTGATACAAATGGCTAA
- a CDS encoding glycosyltransferase, with translation MATIIYPPTINFNWLYQRPQQLLSRMSERNYTVYYVNKSFDDSYNRGIIEVRKNLYIVNGVDIGSVKFREIPIVWISYPPNYNFLKMFKKKYVIFDSIDYPSEEFTEWKLNFEEVQKAANIVFASSEKLFNINIKVNKRTFLLPNGADFDHFKKASKIFSERPIDLPGDKPIVGYIGALATWIDWDLVDYIALKCPEYNFVYVGPNLNTKKVPIRKNIFYLGEKKYDVLPNYLQYFDVTIIPFKVTTMTEGADPIKMYEYLSTGKQIVSSKLPSIIKCDGIYAANDKEEFAYLIKKAIENVSVVKKEKLMEVARENSWDKRAEYADRIIRYYLI, from the coding sequence ATGGCGACGATTATATACCCACCTACTATTAATTTTAACTGGCTTTATCAGAGGCCACAGCAGCTATTGAGTCGTATGTCTGAAAGGAATTATACAGTTTACTACGTTAATAAATCTTTTGATGACAGCTACAATAGAGGAATAATAGAAGTAAGGAAAAATTTATACATTGTAAATGGTGTAGATATTGGTAGTGTAAAATTTAGAGAAATTCCTATAGTATGGATATCATATCCTCCAAATTACAATTTTCTAAAAATGTTCAAGAAAAAATATGTGATATTTGATTCTATAGATTATCCTTCAGAAGAATTTACAGAGTGGAAACTTAATTTTGAAGAAGTGCAGAAAGCTGCCAACATAGTATTTGCTTCATCTGAAAAACTATTTAATATAAATATTAAAGTCAATAAAAGGACATTTTTGCTGCCAAACGGTGCGGATTTTGATCATTTTAAGAAAGCAAGCAAAATTTTTTCAGAAAGACCTATTGATTTACCTGGTGATAAACCTATAGTTGGATATATAGGAGCATTGGCGACGTGGATAGATTGGGACTTAGTGGATTATATTGCTTTAAAATGTCCTGAGTATAATTTCGTGTACGTTGGTCCTAATTTGAATACAAAAAAAGTGCCTATTAGAAAGAATATTTTTTATTTGGGAGAGAAAAAATATGACGTCCTACCAAATTATTTACAGTATTTTGATGTGACTATAATTCCTTTTAAAGTTACAACAATGACTGAAGGTGCCGATCCAATAAAAATGTATGAATATTTAAGCACCGGAAAACAAATCGTTTCTTCCAAATTGCCATCTATCATAAAATGCGACGGCATTTACGCTGCCAATGATAAAGAAGAATTTGCATATTTGATAAAGAAAGCCATCGAAAATGTTAGCGTCGTGAAAAAAGAAAAGCTTATGGAAGTAGCGCGAGAAAATTCATGGGATAAAAGAGCAGAATACGCTGATAGAATTATAAGATATTATTTGATATGA
- a CDS encoding M23 family metallopeptidase — MHIKNKDEYINIMVVPNSKKDIKSFKIKRSALKAYIFAAVVLLIGLFSTFFYFAGKYAYLYAAVHEKDKIIAEKNQKIAEMQDLNQSQGKKIAMLNDNAKKLSDKMKSLDELEQKVRRMVGLSSPETSRGGITRDSRDLTLDEKTTNELSSEIDNKTYEYKTLIDDISKRLDYLASLPSSYPVVGPITSPFGSRTSPYGESSEFHPGIDIAVGYGTPVKAAGKGIVTYAGWLSGYGNVVMINHGYGITSVYGHNSQLLVRVGQTVNRGDVIAKSGSTGRSTGPHVHFEIRLNGNPVDPMKYLTK; from the coding sequence ATGCATATAAAAAATAAAGATGAGTACATAAATATCATGGTTGTACCAAATTCTAAAAAAGACATAAAAAGCTTTAAAATAAAAAGGTCTGCTTTAAAAGCTTATATATTTGCAGCGGTAGTGCTTTTGATAGGCTTGTTTTCAACCTTTTTTTATTTTGCAGGAAAATACGCATATCTTTACGCCGCAGTTCATGAAAAAGACAAGATAATCGCAGAAAAAAATCAAAAAATAGCAGAAATGCAGGACTTAAACCAATCTCAAGGCAAAAAGATCGCCATGCTTAATGATAATGCCAAGAAGTTAAGTGACAAGATGAAAAGTCTTGACGAGTTAGAGCAAAAAGTCAGGCGAATGGTAGGACTAAGTTCACCAGAAACGAGCCGTGGCGGCATAACACGTGATTCAAGGGATTTAACTTTAGATGAAAAAACCACAAATGAGCTTTCAAGCGAAATAGATAATAAAACATATGAATACAAAACTCTGATAGATGATATAAGCAAAAGATTGGATTATCTCGCATCGCTGCCATCATCATATCCTGTTGTAGGACCTATAACATCACCATTCGGAAGTCGCACATCCCCTTATGGAGAAAGCTCAGAGTTTCACCCTGGAATAGACATTGCCGTAGGATACGGTACACCTGTTAAAGCGGCGGGCAAAGGCATTGTAACCTATGCAGGATGGCTTTCCGGATATGGAAATGTAGTCATGATAAATCACGGTTATGGAATCACTTCTGTTTACGGTCATAATTCTCAACTGTTAGTAAGAGTAGGACAAACTGTAAACAGGGGTGATGTCATAGCAAAATCAGGTAGCACAGGTCGCAGCACGGGGCCACACGTGCATTTTGAAATAAGGCTAAATGGCAATCCAGTCGATCCTATGAAATATCTTACCAAGTGA
- a CDS encoding bactofilin family protein: MFQRKDANTFDVNTDKIDTIIGKNTKIEGNISSQGTMRIDGLVTGKVEVEGNLIVGENSKIEADVKADNISVSGEIVGNLTIKNQVQITSTGKVYGDIEVQNLIIDEGAIFDGKCKMNKKAEKNAETQQKKKDVK; this comes from the coding sequence ATGTTTCAAAGAAAAGATGCTAATACATTTGATGTAAATACTGATAAGATCGATACAATAATTGGCAAAAACACAAAAATAGAAGGAAACATTTCTTCTCAGGGCACTATGAGAATCGACGGATTAGTTACTGGAAAAGTTGAAGTAGAAGGCAATTTAATTGTCGGTGAAAATTCAAAAATAGAAGCTGATGTAAAAGCTGACAATATTTCAGTTTCAGGAGAGATAGTCGGAAATCTTACAATAAAAAATCAAGTGCAGATAACATCCACTGGAAAAGTATACGGTGACATAGAGGTTCAAAATCTCATTATTGACGAAGGCGCAATATTTGATGGAAAATGCAAAATGAATAAAAAAGCAGAAAAGAATGCCGAAACTCAACAAAAGAAAAAAGATGTAAAATAA
- a CDS encoding S-layer homology domain-containing protein → MHIKKFFVMLIAAFIVLSLFLFNFAKTSASARIVYAYATHDYDADNSSYDSFIQNESNINYVITFTYGIDENGNLNGTENDVIKDEAVKDNVTPLLLIHNMRGGTFDNSLIHSVLTNVSARNNLIDNIVGAVKSGGYKGVNIDFENVGYNDRQNYDQFLSDLKSKLAASNLMLTVAIPAMTADSPSSFWAGGFDYAAISKVADKIIIMAYDQHWSGGSSGPICSFDWLQNVTNYALSTIDKDKIVMGLPAYGYDWSSAGTTSVTEDDVKNLIGMYGGNALWNNVYKEPYYIYYKNGVKHTVWFENSYSFKLKLDYLSSVGINSISFWRLGYESQDFWAAIEGNTVDYFGDIFASWARDDINDMAMLKYVSGYGDGTYRPNNYITRAEFVTLLLRVMGISEEPGEGFWDTQQSFARDAIATAKKLGIVSGYDDGSFRPNNYITREEIAAIIAKAYGYKPYSSSSFIDINDSFAKYDIIALSNRGIISGYDTYHFMPKNFATRAEATAILHRLLKK, encoded by the coding sequence ATGCATATAAAGAAATTTTTTGTTATGCTGATAGCAGCTTTTATAGTTTTATCTTTGTTTTTATTTAATTTCGCTAAGACCAGCGCGTCAGCAAGAATTGTATACGCTTATGCGACACATGATTACGATGCAGATAATAGTTCTTACGATTCTTTTATACAAAATGAATCAAACATCAATTATGTAATAACGTTTACTTATGGGATTGACGAAAATGGTAATCTAAATGGTACTGAAAATGATGTGATAAAAGATGAAGCAGTAAAAGACAACGTGACACCTCTTTTGCTTATTCACAACATGCGGGGAGGGACATTCGACAATAGCTTGATACATTCGGTTTTAACTAATGTATCTGCCAGAAATAATTTGATTGATAACATTGTAGGTGCAGTAAAAAGTGGAGGGTACAAAGGAGTTAATATTGATTTTGAAAATGTTGGATACAACGACAGACAAAACTACGACCAGTTTTTATCGGATTTGAAATCAAAATTGGCAGCAAGCAATTTGATGCTTACTGTTGCTATACCTGCTATGACTGCAGACAGCCCATCGAGTTTTTGGGCGGGAGGATTTGATTATGCGGCAATATCCAAAGTAGCTGATAAAATTATCATAATGGCTTACGATCAACATTGGTCTGGTGGAAGCAGCGGTCCGATTTGCTCGTTTGATTGGCTTCAAAATGTTACTAACTATGCTTTGTCTACAATTGATAAGGATAAAATAGTTATGGGGCTTCCGGCATATGGATATGATTGGTCTTCGGCTGGTACGACTTCTGTTACTGAAGATGATGTAAAAAATTTGATTGGCATGTACGGTGGCAATGCCTTATGGAATAATGTATATAAAGAACCGTACTATATTTATTACAAAAATGGAGTAAAGCATACAGTATGGTTTGAAAATTCCTACAGTTTTAAGCTAAAATTAGATTATCTTTCATCAGTGGGGATAAACAGCATATCTTTCTGGAGGCTTGGTTACGAAAGCCAGGATTTTTGGGCAGCTATTGAAGGCAATACAGTTGATTATTTTGGAGACATATTTGCAAGCTGGGCGAGGGATGATATCAACGATATGGCGATGCTTAAATATGTCTCCGGGTATGGTGATGGTACATATAGACCTAATAATTACATAACAAGAGCAGAATTTGTTACATTGCTTTTAAGAGTAATGGGAATTAGTGAAGAGCCTGGTGAAGGATTTTGGGATACGCAGCAGAGTTTTGCAAGAGATGCCATAGCGACAGCGAAAAAACTTGGAATAGTAAGTGGTTACGACGATGGCAGCTTTAGGCCTAATAACTACATAACAAGAGAAGAAATCGCTGCTATAATTGCTAAAGCTTACGGTTACAAGCCGTATTCTAGTAGTTCATTTATTGATATAAACGACAGCTTCGCTAAATACGATATCATCGCTTTGTCAAATAGGGGGATTATATCTGGATACGATACATATCACTTTATGCCAAAAAATTTTGCGACGCGGGCAGAAGCTACAGCGATACTTCATAGACTTCTAAAAAAATAA